A window of Nitratireductor kimnyeongensis genomic DNA:
GCCGCCTCATCTCCACCGGGTCTCCCTTCGAGAAGACCGCAGGCTACAGCCGCGCGGTCGTAGATGGAGATTGGTGCTTCGTTTCCGGCACCACGGGCTATGACTATGAAACCATGGCCATACCCGAGAGCGTGGAAGAGCAGACACGCAACTGCCTTTCCACCATTCGCGCAGCGCTGACCGAGGGCGGCTTCGAGTTCGCCGACGTGGTGCGCGCCCATTATTACGTGACCGACCGCGCCTTTGTGTCCCGTGTCTTTCCCATCCTTGGCGAAGCTTTCGGTGATATCCGGCCTGCCGCCACGATGGTCGTCTGTGAGCTTAACGAGCCGGAGATGAAGATCGAAATCGAGGTGACGGCGCTCAAGCGCAACCGTACCGCTTCGTAACGCACCAGCCTTGCGCATTCCGTCGCGGCGGATTAGCAAGTCCCTCGAATTCCCAAGTTCGAGAGGCTCTTCATGGCAACGCGCAAACTCCTTCTTCTCCCCGGCGACGGCATCGGCCCCGAGGCAATGGCCGAGGTCAAGAAACTCATCGAAATGATGAACGCCGATTTTAACGCCGGGTTCGAGACCGAAGAGGGCCTCGTGGGCGGCTGCGCCTATGACGCGCATGGCCAGTCGATCTCCGATGCCGACATGGACAAGGCCATGGCGGCGGATGCCGTACTGTTCGGCGCGGTCGGTGGGCCTAAATGGGATGGCGTGCCTTACGAGGTTCGGCCCGAAGCCGGACTCCTGCGCCTGCGCAAGGAGATGGAACTGTTTGCCAATCTGCGTCCGGCCATCTGCTATCCGGCGCTTGCGGCCTCCTCTTCTCTCAAGCCGGAAGTGGTGGAAGGGCTCGACATTCTGATCCTGCGCGAGCTGACGGGCGGCGTCTATTTCGGCGAGCCCAAGGAGATCACCGACCTCGGCAATGGTCAGAAGCGCGGCATCGACACTCAGGTCTACGACACCTACGAGATTGAGCGCATTGCCGGCGTGGCCTTCGAGTTGGCCCGCACCCGGAGCAACAAGGTTTGCTCCATGGAAAAGCACAATGTCATGAAGTCGGGCGTTCTCTGGAAAGAGGTCGTCGCCAATACGCACAAGGCAAAATATTCCGACGTCGAGCTGACGCATATGCTGGCCGATGCGGGCGGCATGCAGCTCGTGCGCTGGCCCAAGCAGTTCGACGTCATCGTCACCGACAATCTGTTCGGCGACATGCTGTCCGACGTTGCCGCCATGCTCACCGGTTCGCTGGGCATGCTACCCTCGGCCTCGCTTGGTGCTCCGGACGAGAAGACCGGCAGCCGCAAA
This region includes:
- the leuB gene encoding 3-isopropylmalate dehydrogenase, yielding MATRKLLLLPGDGIGPEAMAEVKKLIEMMNADFNAGFETEEGLVGGCAYDAHGQSISDADMDKAMAADAVLFGAVGGPKWDGVPYEVRPEAGLLRLRKEMELFANLRPAICYPALAASSSLKPEVVEGLDILILRELTGGVYFGEPKEITDLGNGQKRGIDTQVYDTYEIERIAGVAFELARTRSNKVCSMEKHNVMKSGVLWKEVVANTHKAKYSDVELTHMLADAGGMQLVRWPKQFDVIVTDNLFGDMLSDVAAMLTGSLGMLPSASLGAPDEKTGSRKALYEPVHGSAPDIAGKGIANPIAMIASFAMCLRYSFNMVEEADRLEKAIASVLDDGLRTKDLMSKGMTEVGTAAMGDAIIAKYKALA
- a CDS encoding RidA family protein, coding for MGVSRDDRGGQRRLISTGSPFEKTAGYSRAVVDGDWCFVSGTTGYDYETMAIPESVEEQTRNCLSTIRAALTEGGFEFADVVRAHYYVTDRAFVSRVFPILGEAFGDIRPAATMVVCELNEPEMKIEIEVTALKRNRTAS